One segment of Manihot esculenta cultivar AM560-2 chromosome 4, M.esculenta_v8, whole genome shotgun sequence DNA contains the following:
- the LOC110614090 gene encoding transcription factor ABORTED MICROSPORES, whose amino-acid sequence MSQRCSRCPTKGKLLASPLSQIVLLLRSPEWRYSNKVNYIMIVFQDSMERLRPLVGLKGWDYCVLWKLSDDQRFLEWIDCCCGGNENMQNGAEELQFPVSSSSAMACRDVIFQHPRTKSCELLAQLPSSMPLDSGVHAQTLLSNQPRWLNFSNSCDSSVLEGTVGTRALIPVAGGIIELFVTKQVSEDQNVINFITSQCSILMEQEAIINSTNMETGFSANVNMISEQQSRPFIADGHDTEHKDHQMNQFQAPVSPATALENLNLPYDISADRIHLCDMKFLQQFNYNDQENKNKNDMFFEGVQDMDALQKSMVMNNTENMHMKFTESSANKEQQGNDKDSVKQENGRSDSISDCSDQNDDENDAKYRRRPGRGPQAKNLFAERRRRKRLNGRLYDLRALVPKISNLNKAAILGDAIEFVKELQKQAKELQDELEEHSDDERAKNGNHNNNIPQEILNQNGGFVNGFDVGASEVSCSKLNHKASEISHDKGQQMEVQVEVAQIDGNEFFVKVFCEHKPGGFVRLMEALDSLGLEVTNANVTSFRGLVSNVLKVEKKDSEMVQADYVRDSLLELTRDPPTGIWSEMAKASENGSGMDYHHHQHHHHHNHHHQLHNGHVNSNHHHLHS is encoded by the exons GTAAATTACATCATGATCGTGTTTCAAGATTCCATGGAGAGACTCAGGCCTCTTGTGGGTTTGAAAGGCTGGGATTATTGCGTTCTTTGGAAATTGAGTGATGATCAAAG GTTTCTTGAATGGATTGATTGTTGCTGTGGTGGAAATGAGAACATGCAAAATGGTGCAGAAGAACTTCAATTTCCTGTATCTTCTTCATCAGCCATGGCTTGCAGGGATGTCATCTTCCAGCACCCAAGAACAAAATCTTGTGAACTTCTGGCCCAACTGCCTTCTTCAATGCCCTTAGATTCTGG GGTTCATGCACAGACCTTGTTATCAAACCAACCCAGATGGCTAAATTTCTCTAATAGCTGTGATTCAAGTGTTCTTGAA GGAACAGTTGGAACTAGAGCTTTGATACCAGTGGCTGGAGGAATAATTGAGCTGTTTGTTACTAAGCAA GTGTCTGAAGATCAAAATGTCATAAATTTTATAACATCTCAATGCAGCATATTAATGGAACAAGAAGCCATAATAAACTCAACCAACATGGAAACAGGTTTCTCAGCTAATGTGAACATGATAAGTGAACAACAATCAAGACCATTTATAGCCGATGGTCATGATACTGAACACAAGGATCATCAAATGAATCAATTCCAGGCTCCAGTTTCCCCAGCAACAGCATTAGAGAATTTGAATCTGCCATATGACATATCAGCTGATAGGATCCATCTATGTGACATGAAATTCCTGCAGCAATTCAAttacaatgatcaggaaaacaAGAATAAAAATGATATGTTCTTTGAAGGTGTGCAAGATATGGATGCTTTGCAGAAATCCATGGTGATGAACAATACAGAAAACATGCACATGAAGTTTACGGAATCCTCTGCAAATAAGGAGCAGCAAGGTAATGATAAGGACTCAGTGAAGCAGGAGAATGGGAGATCAGATTCAATCTCGGATTGCAGTGATCAGAATGATGATGAGAATGATGCTAAGTATAGGAGAAGGCCAGGAAGAGGGCCTCAAGCTAAAAATCTTTTTGctgagaggaggaggaggaaaaggcTTAATGGGAGGCTCTATGATCTCAGGGCTTTGGTTCCCAAAATTTCAAAT CTGAATAAGGCAGCCATACTTGGAGATGCAATTGAATTTGTGAAGGAGTTGCAGAAGCAAGCCAAAGAACTACAAGATGAGCTTGAAGAACATTCAGATGATGAAAGAGCTAAAAATGGTAACCACAACAACAACATCCCACAAGAAATTCTGAATCAAAATGGAGGTTTTGTGAATGGATTTGATGTGGGGGCATCAGAAGTTAGCTGCTCCAAACTAAATCACAAGGCATCAGAAATTTCTCATGACAAGGGACAGCAGATGGAG gTGCAAGTTGAAGTGGCTCAAATAGATGGAAATGAGTTCTTTGTAAAGGTATTCTGTGAGCACAAGCCTGGAGGTTTTGTGAGGTTGATGGAGGCTTTGGATTCTCTTGGCTTAGAAGTTACCAATGCTAATGTAACCAGCTTCAGAGGCCTTGTCTCAAATGTTCTCAAAGTAGAG AAGAAGGACAGCGAAATGGTTCAAGCAGATTACGTGAGGGACTCTTTATTAGAGCTAACAAGAGACCCACCAACCGGAATATGGTCAGAAATGGCAAAAGCTTCAGAAAATGGCAGCGGCATGGACTATCACCACCACcaacaccaccaccaccacaacCACCACCATCAGCTGCACAATGGCCATGTCAATTCAAATCACCACCACCTTCATAGTTGA